A region of Leishmania mexicana MHOM/GT/2001/U1103 complete genome, chromosome 8 DNA encodes the following proteins:
- a CDS encoding iron superoxide dismutase, with amino-acid sequence MFRRVSMKAPTAPAAVGFSFLGYHTLPHLRYPADLPKLGFNCEDGIKPVMSPRQLELHYTKHHRAYVDKLNTLGDGCEGKMIEEIILETSGIKEKKVMFNQAAQHFNHSFFWKCLTPGGRPMPKTLEDAIAKHFGSVKDFKVTFQQCGMNNFGSGWTWLCVDPQTKQLRIDNTSNADCPLTSGLRPIFTADVWEHAYYKDFENRRADYLKELWQIVDWEFVSQMYEKATK; translated from the coding sequence ATGTTCCGCCGTGTCTCGATGAAGGCCCCCACGgcccccgctgccgtcgGGTTTTCGTTCCTGGGCTACCATACCCTTCCCCATCTTCGGTACCCGGCCGATTTACCGAAACTCGGCTTCAACTGTGAGGATGGCATCAAGCCCGTCATGAGCCCCCGTCAGTTGGAGCTGCACTACACGAAGCACCACCGCGCGTACGTGGACAAGTTGAACACGCTCGGCGACGGCTGTGAGGGGAAGATGATTGAGGAGATCATCTTGGAGACCAGCGGTATCAAGGAGAAGAAGGTCATGTTCAACCAGGCCGCCCAGCACTTCAACCATTCCTTCTTCTGGAAGTGCCTGACGCCTGGTGGCAGGCCGATGCCGAAGACGCTCGAGGATGCCATCGCGAAACACTTCGGAAGTGTCAAGGACTTCAAGGTTACCTTCCAGCAGTGCGGGATGAACAACTTTGGCTCTGGCTGGACGTGGCTCTGCGTCGACCCCCAGACAAAGCAGCTTCGCATCGACAACACAAGCAACGCGGACTGCCCGCTGACCTCTGGCTTGCGCCCCATCTTCACAGCTGATGTGTGGGAGCACGCCTACTACAAAGACTTCGAGAACCGTCGCGCGGACTACCTGAAGGAGCTCTGGCAGATCGTCGACTGGGAGTTTGTCTCCCAGATGTACGAAAAGGCCACGAAGTAA